A genomic stretch from Oscillospiraceae bacterium includes:
- a CDS encoding dipicolinate synthase subunit B, whose product MNLSDAVVGYAMTGSFCTLAESLKCLAELKEKCRMVVPIMSFNAASIDTRFGKAEDFRKKIEEICGKPIICSINDAEPIGPKKLLDILVILPCSGNTTTKISLGITDTPVTHAAKSHLRNERPLLIGISTNDALSGTAKNIGALLNTRNVFFIPISQDNPDNKPRSVVAVFSMLIPSLELALAGKQIQPILWKQ is encoded by the coding sequence ATGAACCTTTCGGATGCCGTCGTCGGATATGCTATGACGGGTTCTTTTTGTACATTAGCAGAATCGTTGAAATGTCTTGCCGAATTAAAGGAAAAATGCCGCATGGTTGTCCCTATTATGTCATTCAACGCCGCTTCTATAGACACCAGATTCGGTAAAGCGGAGGATTTTCGCAAAAAGATTGAAGAAATATGCGGCAAACCGATTATCTGCAGCATTAACGACGCAGAGCCGATAGGGCCGAAAAAACTGCTGGATATTTTGGTGATTTTGCCCTGTTCCGGTAATACAACGACAAAAATATCTCTCGGCATCACCGATACGCCTGTCACACATGCGGCAAAATCGCATCTTCGTAACGAGCGGCCCTTGTTGATCGGTATTTCCACCAACGATGCGTTGTCTGGGACCGCGAAGAATATCGGAGCATTGTTGAATACAAGAAACGTCTTTTTTATCCCGATCTCACAGGATAACCCCGATAATAAGCCACGTTCTGTGGTTGCAGTCTTTTCCATGCTGATTCCGTCGCTTGAATTGGCATTGGCAGGAAAACAAATTCAACCGATTCTTTGGAAACAATAA
- a CDS encoding dipicolinate synthase subunit DpsA: MNMKLKIAVIGGDKRFELLTDKFKTDAYDATGVFHNDSDADFFSTITDCDVLVLPLPAVSNGSHINVSESYLRRIGADISQIPTLYELLLKLHKKQLILGGMLPQWFTEKCEVIGLKAIDYYASERLEILTVLPTVEGCIGVLISELKKTISGCNILITGYGKIGKTLAQYLKYFGARVFASARKESDFAWMEVHGIVPVKYESLPLEIRNMDAVINTVPAVILTEEIITASKPDCLFVDLASKPGGIDFAAAAQLGRKTIWALSLPGKTAPISAANYLYQTILELLKKER; this comes from the coding sequence ATGAATATGAAATTAAAAATCGCCGTAATCGGAGGCGATAAACGTTTTGAATTGTTGACCGATAAATTTAAGACCGATGCTTATGATGCAACAGGTGTTTTCCATAATGATTCCGACGCTGACTTTTTTTCAACGATCACCGACTGTGATGTGCTTGTTTTGCCGCTTCCGGCGGTCAGCAACGGTTCGCACATCAATGTCTCGGAATCGTACCTGAGGCGCATCGGCGCGGATATTTCACAGATACCGACTTTGTATGAGCTGCTGCTCAAGTTACATAAAAAGCAACTGATTTTAGGCGGCATGCTCCCACAATGGTTCACGGAAAAATGCGAAGTTATTGGGCTAAAAGCAATTGATTATTATGCTTCGGAACGCCTTGAAATCCTGACTGTCCTTCCGACCGTCGAGGGCTGCATCGGTGTTTTGATTTCCGAATTGAAAAAGACGATCAGCGGATGTAATATCCTGATTACCGGATACGGAAAAATCGGAAAGACCCTTGCGCAATATTTGAAATACTTCGGAGCGCGCGTTTTCGCTTCCGCAAGAAAAGAATCCGACTTTGCGTGGATGGAAGTTCATGGAATTGTACCTGTTAAATACGAAAGCTTACCGCTTGAAATCAGGAATATGGACGCTGTGATTAATACCGTTCCGGCAGTTATTTTGACCGAAGAAATCATAACGGCTTCAAAACCCGATTGTCTGTTTGTTGACCTGGCTTCAAAACCCGGAGGCATCGACTTTGCAGCAGCGGCACAACTCGGGCGAAAAACGATCTGGGCACTCTCTCTACCCGGCAAGACTGCTCCAATCTCGGCAGCGAATTATCTCTACCAAACCATTCTTGAATTGTTGAAAAAAGAGAGGTGA
- a CDS encoding HAMP domain-containing sensor histidine kinase — MSIDTTVEAINESVQISNNFLIYSTFFTMFIAGIAFYFLSSKFVKPIQEINAVAKKITILDFSEKLRHKSKDEIGQLALSINQLSSQLEATITNLQTANMQLKLDLINRDKTDQMRKEFISNVSHELKTPIALILGYAEGLKIGINEGERDFYCEVIEDEANNMSKLVSRLLYVSQLESEAMKPDMSRFEINALINTILDTLKIQFEEKNIKPVAEYSFNGEICADIDQIRQVITNYLTNAIHHCGGELKVCIKTEHTEAGRLKVSVFNTGEHIPEESLPHVWESFYKVDKARTREYGGTGLGLYIVSQIITNHNGKFGVENVDDGVLFWFELEI, encoded by the coding sequence GTGTCTATTGACACTACTGTGGAAGCGATCAACGAAAGCGTACAAATTTCTAACAACTTTTTAATATACAGCACATTTTTTACGATGTTCATCGCCGGGATTGCTTTTTACTTTTTGTCGAGCAAATTCGTCAAACCGATTCAGGAAATCAACGCGGTCGCCAAGAAGATCACGATTCTCGATTTTTCGGAAAAACTCAGACATAAATCAAAAGATGAAATAGGGCAGCTTGCATTGAGTATCAATCAACTGTCCTCTCAGCTTGAAGCGACGATTACAAATCTCCAGACAGCGAATATGCAGTTGAAACTCGATCTTATAAATAGGGATAAGACCGATCAGATGCGCAAAGAATTTATCTCCAATGTATCTCACGAATTAAAAACCCCCATCGCATTGATATTGGGTTATGCGGAGGGCTTAAAAATCGGCATCAATGAGGGCGAACGGGATTTTTACTGCGAAGTCATAGAGGACGAGGCCAACAATATGAGTAAACTGGTCTCCCGTCTGTTATATGTCTCACAATTGGAATCCGAGGCCATGAAGCCGGACATGTCTCGGTTCGAAATCAATGCACTTATCAATACGATTCTTGATACTTTAAAAATTCAATTCGAAGAAAAAAACATTAAACCTGTAGCGGAATATTCTTTCAACGGTGAAATATGTGCTGACATCGACCAAATCCGGCAGGTCATCACAAATTATTTAACCAACGCCATTCATCATTGTGGCGGTGAATTGAAAGTGTGCATCAAAACCGAGCACACCGAAGCCGGCAGATTAAAAGTGAGCGTTTTTAATACCGGCGAACATATCCCCGAGGAGTCACTGCCACATGTCTGGGAGAGCTTTTATAAAGTGGATAAAGCCAGGACCAGGGAATACGGCGGTACCGGGCTTGGCCTATATATCGTCAGTCAAATTATTACTAATCACAACGGAAAATTTGGCGTTGAGAATGTAGATGACGGCGTCTTGTTCTGGTTCGAACTTGAAATCTAA